A genomic stretch from Lathyrus oleraceus cultivar Zhongwan6 chromosome 2, CAAS_Psat_ZW6_1.0, whole genome shotgun sequence includes:
- the LOC127122640 gene encoding uncharacterized protein LOC127122640 has translation MGSERRNTLPLKFKLPRVDTLITLRNKVTPYKKNNFICRYGSILDLITTLIEVSALVALSQYYDPPLKCFTLQDFQLAPTIEEYEKLLGWYVKDHPPFTKLREPLVPESVNEALHLPIEEVSLGLGLRVFARNFLEEKAWALEKEGKWLPFSAILALLIYGVILFPNDDDYINHSIISVFVSGNPVPALVSDVYYCLHTRHEKRKGVVLSHASLLYTWLISHMPQKGPWVDFLKDLRWFQKFSSLTTEALVWYLPASNVEQVIMNCGDFLNVPLMGPRGCINYNPR, from the coding sequence ATGGGCTCAGAAAGAAGAAATACCCTTCCACTCAAGTTCAAGCTTCCTAGAGTGGATACCCTGATAACTCTCCGTAACAAAGTCACTCCTTACAAGAAGAACAACTTCATCTGCAGATATGGGTCGATCCTCGATCTTATTACTACTCTGATAGAAGTCTCAGCTCTGGTGGCCTTATCCCAATATTATGATCCACCTCTCAAATGTTTCACGTTACAAGACTTCCAGTTGGCTCCAACTATTGAAGAGTATGAGAAACTCCTAGGTTGGTATGTGAAGGACCATCCTCCCTTCACTAAGTTGCGCGAACCGTTGGTGCCTGAATCGGTCAATGAAGCACTCCACCTACCTATTGAAGAGGTGTCCCTTGGTCTGGGACTTAGGGTGTTTGCTAGAAATTTCTTGGAAGAAAAGGCATGGGCCTTGGAGAAAGAGGGGAAATGGCTTCCTTTCAGTGCCATTCTTGCTCTACTGATTTATGGAGTCATCCTGTTTCCAAATGACGATGATTACATAAACCACTCAATCATCAGTGTGTTCGTGTCTGGGAACCCTGTCCCTGCATTGGTGTCAGATGTGTACTACTGCTTGCATACTAGGCATGAGAAGAGAAAGGGCGTTGTGCTGAGCCATGCTTCATTGTTGTATACTTGGCTCATATCTCATATGCCTCAAAAGGGGCCTTGGGTGGACTTCCTGAAAGATTTGAGGTGGTTCCAGAAGTTTTCTTCTCTCACCACCGAAGCTTTGGTTTGGTACCTTCCTGCCTCCAACGTAGAGCAAGTTATCATGAACTGTGGAGACTTCCTAAATGTGCCACTCATGGGTCCAcgaggttgcatcaattacaaccctcGTTAG